In a genomic window of Enterobacter asburiae:
- the adhP gene encoding alcohol dehydrogenase AdhP, whose protein sequence is MKAAVVTQDHQVNVTEKTLRPLKHGEALLKMECCGVCHTDLHVKNGDFGDKTGVILGHEGIGIVKEVGPGVKSLKVGDRASVAWFFEGCGHCEYCNTGNETLCRDVKNAGYSVDGGMAEECIVTADYAVKVPDGLESAAASSITCAGVTTYKAVKVSGIKPGQWIAIYGLGGLGNLALQYAKNVFNAKVIALDVNDEQLKLAASMGADLTINSRSEDAAKIVQEKTGGAHAAVVTAVAKAAFNSAVDAVRAGGRVVAVGLPPEAMSLDIPRLVLDGIQVVGSLVGTRQDLQEAFQFAAEGKVVPKVTMRPIEDINAIFKEMEQGQIRGRMVIDLRS, encoded by the coding sequence ATGAAGGCTGCTGTTGTTACTCAGGATCATCAGGTCAACGTCACCGAAAAAACCTTACGCCCGCTAAAGCACGGGGAAGCCCTGCTGAAGATGGAGTGCTGTGGCGTATGCCATACCGACCTTCACGTGAAGAACGGTGATTTCGGCGATAAAACCGGGGTGATCCTGGGCCATGAAGGGATTGGTATCGTGAAAGAAGTCGGCCCTGGCGTGAAGTCGCTGAAAGTCGGCGACCGCGCAAGCGTGGCCTGGTTCTTTGAAGGCTGCGGCCACTGCGAATACTGTAATACCGGCAACGAAACCCTGTGCCGCGATGTTAAAAATGCCGGTTACTCCGTTGACGGCGGCATGGCGGAAGAGTGCATCGTCACCGCTGACTACGCCGTAAAAGTGCCGGACGGTCTGGAATCCGCTGCAGCCAGCAGTATCACCTGCGCTGGCGTTACCACCTACAAAGCGGTGAAGGTCTCGGGTATCAAACCGGGCCAGTGGATCGCCATTTACGGTCTCGGCGGGCTGGGTAACCTCGCGCTGCAGTACGCTAAAAACGTCTTTAACGCCAAAGTCATCGCCCTTGACGTTAACGACGAACAGCTGAAGCTGGCGGCCAGCATGGGTGCGGATTTAACCATTAACTCCCGCAGCGAAGATGCCGCGAAAATTGTGCAGGAGAAAACCGGCGGTGCCCATGCCGCAGTCGTCACCGCCGTCGCCAAAGCGGCATTCAACTCCGCCGTTGATGCCGTGCGTGCCGGTGGCCGCGTGGTGGCAGTTGGCCTGCCGCCGGAAGCGATGAGCCTCGATATTCCGCGTCTGGTGCTGGACGGCATTCAGGTGGTGGGTTCGCTGGTCGGTACCCGTCAGGATCTGCAGGAAGCCTTCCAGTTTGCGGCCGAGGGCAAAGTGGTGCCGAAAGTGACGATGCGTCCGATCGAAGACATCAACGCCATCTTTAAAGAGATGGAACAAGGCCAGATCCGTGGCCGTATGGTGATTGACCTGCGTTCGTAA